In Dolichospermum flos-aquae CCAP 1403/13F, the following proteins share a genomic window:
- a CDS encoding undecaprenyl-diphosphate phosphatase, with amino-acid sequence MTTILEVNSTNLLLLQLLQVGMPTQAATSQVDLVQGVIQAFILGIVQGITEFLPISSTAHLIIVTKVFGWKELGSKDFVDAIQFGSVIAILWYFWAVISSLVKGAITAFKTKDWESEEWKIVVGIAVGTIPALTIGFLLKDVIPESSLIIAIMSIIMAILLGLAEKIGSRKRGFATLEIRDGILVGLGQTLALVPGVSRSGSTLTTGLFLGLEREAAAKFSFLLGFPTLTIATLYKSLKIFKMFQSGELPDNIVILLIVGIISTFIFSYLSIAFLIKYLQTKNTLVFVWYRLAFGISILLAIAAGWPG; translated from the coding sequence GTAGGAATGCCTACCCAAGCAGCCACTAGTCAAGTTGATTTAGTTCAAGGAGTAATCCAGGCATTTATTTTAGGGATTGTGCAAGGGATTACAGAGTTTTTACCCATTAGTAGTACAGCACATTTAATCATTGTGACCAAGGTATTTGGTTGGAAAGAACTGGGTTCTAAAGATTTTGTTGATGCTATTCAATTTGGGAGTGTAATTGCAATTTTGTGGTATTTTTGGGCTGTTATTTCTAGTTTGGTGAAAGGTGCAATTACAGCTTTTAAAACTAAAGACTGGGAAAGCGAAGAATGGAAAATTGTTGTCGGGATTGCAGTCGGGACAATTCCCGCTTTAACTATTGGGTTTTTGTTAAAAGATGTGATCCCAGAAAGTTCCTTAATTATTGCGATCATGTCAATTATTATGGCGATTTTGCTAGGGTTAGCTGAAAAAATTGGGAGTCGTAAACGGGGTTTTGCTACTTTGGAAATTCGAGATGGTATTTTAGTAGGATTGGGACAAACTTTAGCTTTAGTTCCGGGCGTTTCTCGTTCAGGTTCGACTTTAACTACTGGCTTATTTTTAGGATTAGAAAGAGAAGCAGCCGCGAAATTTTCATTTTTGTTAGGATTTCCCACTTTGACAATTGCGACTTTATATAAAAGTCTGAAAATCTTCAAAATGTTTCAATCAGGTGAATTACCAGATAATATTGTGATTCTGTTAATTGTTGGCATCATTTCTACTTTTATTTTTTCCTATTTATCAATTGCTTTTTTAATCAAATACTTGCAAACTAAAAACACATTGGTTTTTGTTTGGTATAGGTTGGCTTTTGGTATTTCCATTTTATTAGCGATCGCTGCTGGTTGGCCAGGATAA
- a CDS encoding TIGR03279 family radical SAM protein, with the protein MTTIQPAKITKVLADSIAEEIGFTAGDAIVAINGTKPRDLIDYQFLCADEILELEVLDATGKTHHVEIEKDYDDDLGLEFSTALFDGLIQCNNRCPFCFIDQQPPGKRTSLYLKDDDYRLSFLYGSYLTLTNLTAKEWQRIEQMRLSPLYVSVHSTEPDIRIRLLKNNRGGEILSQIRWFQERRLQIHAQVVVCPGINDGEHLERTLQDLTSFHPGELPTVASIAVVPVGLTRFRPQEDELIPVTKEKAQEVISQVKLLSQKFRKKYNSSVVWLADEWFLIAGEELPSEAEYEEYPQIDNGVGSIRLFIKQFTQTATELLPPKITNQRRLTWVVGNAVEIAFQPLVQQLNTVEGLEVNMRALCSDYWGQSISVTGLLTGHDLLLNLQGQDLGEGILLPSVMLKHGELVFLDDMTVAEVSQQLNVSIFPVAGVEELINTCLQ; encoded by the coding sequence ATGACTACCATTCAACCTGCTAAAATTACCAAGGTGCTTGCTGACTCAATTGCGGAGGAAATTGGCTTTACAGCCGGTGATGCGATTGTGGCCATTAATGGCACAAAACCTCGTGATTTAATTGATTATCAATTTTTGTGCGCTGATGAAATTCTGGAACTAGAAGTTTTAGATGCGACAGGGAAAACCCATCATGTCGAAATTGAAAAAGATTATGATGATGATTTAGGACTGGAATTTTCAACAGCTTTATTTGATGGTTTAATTCAGTGTAATAACCGTTGTCCCTTTTGCTTTATTGATCAACAACCACCGGGAAAACGGACTAGTTTATATTTAAAAGATGATGATTACCGATTAAGCTTTTTATATGGTTCTTATCTAACTTTAACGAATTTAACCGCGAAAGAATGGCAAAGAATTGAACAAATGCGATTATCACCTCTGTATGTTTCCGTGCATTCTACAGAACCAGATATAAGAATTAGACTTTTAAAAAATAATCGGGGTGGAGAAATATTATCACAAATTCGCTGGTTTCAAGAACGAAGATTACAAATTCATGCTCAAGTTGTTGTCTGTCCAGGTATAAATGATGGTGAACATTTAGAAAGGACATTACAAGATCTAACATCTTTTCATCCTGGAGAATTACCAACAGTAGCATCAATAGCAGTTGTTCCCGTGGGTTTAACGCGATTTCGTCCCCAGGAAGATGAACTCATACCTGTAACTAAGGAAAAAGCACAAGAGGTAATTTCTCAAGTTAAATTACTCTCTCAGAAATTTCGCAAAAAATATAATTCTAGTGTAGTGTGGTTAGCTGATGAATGGTTTTTAATTGCCGGGGAAGAATTACCTAGCGAAGCTGAATATGAAGAATATCCCCAAATTGATAATGGTGTGGGTTCAATTCGCTTATTTATTAAACAATTTACCCAAACTGCAACTGAATTATTACCACCGAAAATTACCAACCAACGCAGATTAACTTGGGTTGTCGGTAATGCAGTGGAAATAGCATTTCAACCCCTGGTACAACAATTAAATACTGTAGAAGGGTTAGAAGTGAATATGCGGGCTTTATGTAGCGATTATTGGGGACAGAGTATCAGTGTTACTGGGTTATTAACGGGACATGATTTACTGTTAAATCTTCAAGGACAAGATTTAGGAGAAGGAATTTTATTACCTAGTGTCATGCTTAAACATGGGGAACTGGTATTTTTAGATGATATGACGGTTGCAGAAGTATCCCAACAATTAAATGTCAGTATTTTCCCTGTGGCGGGAGTTGAGGAATTAATCAATACTTGTCTTCAATAG
- a CDS encoding EAL domain-containing response regulator, producing MSTKTKILVIEDEKSVRENLIDLLEAENFEVVAAANGRIGLNMAMSEYPDLILCDMMMPELDGYGVLTALRQEPSISTIPFIFLTANSAKSDFRQGMNMGADDYLTKSFTRAELLSAILNKLKNYANLKKNLLANINKLTPRMQLVLNNLKIAIREKNFADFELHYQPITDINTGKITAAESLLRWTNTELGRVSPQEFIPLAETNGLIIDIGKWVLNRVCQQMQTWQNIGIYNLTIAVNISSIEFNQPDLIPQIINLISSHNIQSNCLELELTERMIMEDVDMARVAMNKLRSLGVKIALDDFGVSNNSLLTLKQLPMDTLKIDRDFIQNINDDYRKAAITKNLIQLGHDLQLKIIAEGVETEAELAFLRENNCDAIQGFICSPPLPALEFQKLLLTNKSLFIYPNG from the coding sequence ATGAGTACAAAAACAAAAATTTTAGTTATTGAAGATGAAAAATCAGTGCGGGAAAATCTAATAGATTTGCTAGAAGCTGAGAATTTTGAAGTTGTTGCTGCTGCTAATGGGAGAATAGGCTTAAATATGGCTATGTCAGAATATCCAGATTTAATTCTCTGTGATATGATGATGCCAGAATTAGACGGTTATGGCGTATTAACAGCATTGCGGCAAGAGCCATCAATATCAACTATTCCTTTCATTTTTTTAACTGCTAACTCGGCTAAATCTGATTTCCGTCAAGGGATGAATATGGGAGCAGATGATTACCTGACTAAGTCATTTACCAGGGCTGAATTATTGAGTGCTATCCTAAATAAGTTGAAAAATTATGCAAATTTAAAGAAGAATTTATTGGCTAATATTAATAAATTAACACCAAGAATGCAGTTGGTTTTAAATAATTTAAAAATAGCAATAAGAGAGAAAAATTTTGCAGATTTTGAGCTTCATTATCAACCAATTACCGATATTAATACTGGCAAAATTACCGCCGCAGAAAGTCTATTACGGTGGACAAATACGGAACTAGGAAGAGTATCACCACAGGAATTTATTCCTTTAGCAGAGACTAATGGATTAATTATTGATATTGGTAAATGGGTGTTAAATAGAGTTTGTCAGCAAATGCAAACTTGGCAAAATATTGGCATTTACAACTTAACCATAGCGGTTAATATCTCATCAATTGAATTTAATCAACCAGATTTAATTCCCCAAATTATCAATTTGATATCTAGCCATAATATTCAATCAAATTGTTTAGAGCTTGAACTAACAGAAAGAATGATTATGGAAGATGTGGATATGGCAAGAGTAGCTATGAATAAACTACGCTCTTTAGGGGTAAAGATTGCCCTGGATGATTTTGGTGTTAGTAATAATTCATTGCTTACTCTCAAGCAATTACCAATGGATACACTCAAAATTGATCGTGATTTTATCCAAAATATTAATGATGATTACCGCAAAGCAGCAATTACAAAAAACTTGATTCAACTAGGACATGATTTGCAGCTAAAAATTATTGCTGAAGGGGTAGAAACTGAAGCAGAACTAGCATTTTTACGAGAAAATAACTGTGATGCTATTCAAGGCTTTATCTGTAGTCCACCATTACCTGCATTAGAATTCCAGAAGCTCTTATTGACGAATAAATCTTTATTTATTTATCCTAATGGTTAG